The Proteiniborus sp. DW1 genome segment CCTTTTAAATGCATCAGTCATCTTCGGTAATTCTGAGTGTATTAACAAATGTACATGGTTATTCATTAAACAGTATGCAACAATTGAAATATTCTTTTTTTCTACTTGTTCCTGCAGTTGTTCAATAAAATACTTTTTTTCCGCAACTTTCGCAAATATCATTTCTTTATTATTCCCTCTCATCATTACATGATAATATCCTGTTGGGCTTTCTTTTCTTGCAACTCTTACCATATTATCACCTCAATAAAATATTATCATATTTTGGGAATTGTGCAATATAAATGCAAAAAGAACCGTCCCTAATGCATCCTATAAAAAAGTTACCATTTTTACTGAAATAATGTATAATATATATATAGGCTGTCGGTAATGTTAATCTTTTAAATTAATTTTAATGAAAAGTTTTAAGTACGAAATTGCAGCTGATTTAATAATCGGACAAAGAGTGACATTTAATTTCATTTTGTTTTATAGGAGGAATCAACTTGGAAGACATAAAAATGAAGCTTAAAACAATGAAGAAAAAAACAGATAAAAAGGGCAAAAAATTTAATTTTAAGAACATTAGAGTAAAGTCACAAATAACCAAAAAATTACGGAACAAGGATAATAGAAAAATTAACTTTAGAAGTATAAAAACTAAATTAGTTATTATTTTTTCAATTCTGATACTATTTTCATCTATCGTTATAGGCATGACTTCTATGGTATTTAGCGGTACAACTCTTACTAAAGAAGCTGAAAAATCTCTATTAGCTTTAGCAGTAGAAGGTTCTAAAGTAACAGATAGTAGGATTCAAACTCAATTAAAAGCACTAGAAACCCTTGCAGGGATAAGTGATATTCAAAGTATGGATTGGAGTTTGCAAAAACCAATACTTCAAGGACAGTTACATAGATTAAACTTTTACGACATTGGGGTTGTTCAGCCAGATGGAACTGTAAGTTATACAGATGGAACAACTATTAAACTGGGAGATGCTGAATATGTAAAAAAAGCTTTAAAAGGAGAATCAAACGTATCAGACTTGATAATAAGTCATACAACAAGTGAAGTTGCTTTAATCTATGCTGCTCCTATTGAAAAGGGAGGTAAAGTTGTAGGCGCATTAGTAGGTCGTAGAAGTGGAAACACCCTAAGTGAAGTTACAGATGATATGGGATATGGAAACGAAGGATATGCCTATATGATTAATAGCACAGGGACAGTAGTTGCACATCCTGACAAGAGTAGGGTTCTAAATCAATATAACCCATTTGAAGAAGAAAAAAATGATAAAACTCATAAATCAGTTGCAGAATTATTTGAAAAAATATTAGAGAAAAAAAATGGAGTTATCGGTTATTCACTTGAAGGCAGGAATATATATGCTGGCTATGCACCTGTTAAGGGTACTGACTGGATACTAGTTATTACTGCCAATGAAGGTGAAGTGCTATCAGCAATTCCAGCACTACAAAGAAGCATCATAATATTTACAGTTGTAATATTGATATTAAGCATTTTCATAACATACATAACAGGAAATTCAATTACAAAACCACTTATTTGGGCGGTGAAAGGCACAGAAAGAATTGCAAATCTAGATATTTCTCAAGATATTCCAGAGGCTTATCTTAAAAAGAAAGATGAGATAGGGGTACTAGCTAAAGCAATCCAAAGTTTAACTCATAGTCTTAAAGAAATCATCAGTGAAATCAATCATTCTTCTGAACAAGTATACGCTGCTTCAAAGGAGTTAACAACTGCTACGCAACAATCAGCTATTGCTGCAGAGGAAGTATCAAAAACAGCAGAGGAAATAGCTAGAGGGGCAGCGGATCAAGCACGAAATACAGAAGAAGGTTCAGCAAAAGCAATTCTATTAGGAGAGAGTATAGAAAAAGATTTAGAATATGTAAAAGAGCTAAATACAGCTTCAAATAAGGTATCTGGTGTAGTAAATGAAGGATTGAAAGAAATTGAAACACTATCTGAAGTAATTGAGGAAAGCAATAATGCAACAAAAGAAATACTCGAAGTTATATTAAAAACTAATGAAAGCTCCAACAAAATCGGACAAGCCAGTGAAGTAATTGCATCTATCTCAAATCAGACTAACCTATTAGCACTAAATGCAGCTATAGAAGCAGCAAGAGCTGGAGAGGCTGGAAGGGGCTTTGCAGTAGTAGCAGAAGAGATAAGAAAGTTGGCGGAGCAGTCTTCCTTATCTACTAAATCTATAGATGAAATTGTTAAGGAACTTCAAATCAATGCAAGCAATGCAGTAAAAACTATGGAGAGAGTTTCTACTATAGCAAATGAACAATCTGATAGTGTTATAAAGAATAAAGACAAATACATGTTAATAGCAGATGCGATGAAAGATACGGAAAAAGCTGTTGAAAAGTTAAACTCTTCAAGTAGAAAAATGGAAGTAATGAAAAATGAAATATTAGATACTTTGCAAAATCTTTCAGCTATAGCAGAAGAAAATTCAGCTGCTACCCAGCAGGTAACAGCATCTGTGGAGGAGCAGACCGCTTCTATCCAAGAGATATCAAGTGCTAGTGAAGGCCTTTCAAGTCTTGGAGAAGGTCTAAATTCAATTATTAGAAAGTTTAAAATGTAAAATAGGCTTATATCAAATCAAAGCACAATAAATTAATGAATTCTAAACTTTCCTATAAATTACAAATAAAAGACCCTTATGCTCGGCATATCAAAGATGGAGCATAAGGGTTTTTACCAAGATTATAATACAGCTATAGGTTTAAATCATGAGTCTTTATCAAGAAAACAGCAATTAAATATCTTGTTTTTATTTTTGCCCATATTTCTACTTGTTCCTGTAGTTTCCAATAAAATATTGTTTTTCCGCAGCTTTCGTAAATATCATTTCTCTATTGTTCCCTCTCATCATTTTGAGCTTTTTTCTTACAACTCTTACCATATCATTGCCTCAAAATATTGTTATATTTTAGGAGCTGTGCGATATAAATGCAAAAAGAACCGTCCCTAATGCACTTATAAATGCAAAAAGAACCGTCCCTAATGCACTTATCCCTAATGCACTTATGAGAGCTTTTTATTAAAATATAGATGTTGGGATCCTATTTTCTATAAAAAATCATCAATCACTTATTTATAAAAACTACCACAAATGCATTTAAAATGTTATTATAAAATAAACAATCGAGTTAAATTATTAAAAATTTTTTATTTTAAAAGGAGAAAATTATGAAAGATACATATATGGAGTTGCATTTTTCAGGAAAACATACTAAATTACAAAGAAATAAGTTTATGCTAGAATTATACGCTTATGCTATTAAAAGTAAATACTGTAGGCATGTGGAATTGTGTTTTTATAAGAGTGATTATAATAATATAGATAAATGTATTTATGATAAATTATTCGCATCTTATTCATTGGAAGATAGTAGTATAAGCGATACTCTGCTCAGCCAGTCAATTGATAATATAGAAGATGTTGATACTATTGGAAATAGTCAACTCAATGAGATAACTTTAACAGCTTTTATAGATTCTTTTTCATATGAAACTATGGAGAGTATTCAAGGATTAGGTTGGAATAAAATGATGTTGTATAAAGAAATACAGCATAAAGATTCTATCGTTATAGGAGCATATGACTACCAAAATTATATAGTGATATCGAATATAGACGAATTTGATGTTGAGAAAATTAAAGAAATGCTGCTCAATCATTTTAGTACTGAAATAGCAAAAACGATTACTCATATCGACTAAGCAATATTCTTACATAAAGAAATTTGACAAGCTATATAGAACTTCTTGTGCCCAAAGGATATATATATCAAACCATTATTAATTATAAAAGGAGGATGTGTAGTGGAAAATACCTACTATGTGAAAAAAATAAAATTAAAGTCATATTTAAAATCAATTAGCTTAATCTATTTTGTGCCATTAGCTATATTAAGTTTCTTTATAACAGTATTTTTTAAATCTATATTTGCTTTTGTCAGCCTAAGGCAAACGGTATTTATATATATACTATATATTTGTGTTCTTTATATTACTTTAATGCTTGGATCAATAATTTTTGTAGTCTTTTATAATAAATTTAATTCCAGAAAACTAAAAATACTTGTGACTTTACACGATGATATAGTTATTGAAGAAAATCATTCTAATCAAAATACTTACTTAAAAGCATAATATACCACTACAAATACATGTTTACAGAAAGCACAGATTATTTTGCATTACTAAAGTTACTTTTAATGTATTTTTACGAATTCTTCCAAGCCAAGAACCTAATTTTATAACTAATACCCAAGTAGTTGTTTTAGCTTTTATGATTATGAGGGAATGTTTTTTGATTCTACCAGAATAAAACTTCCCTAGTTAAAACTTGAATTGATTAAGTGTTCAATAGCCGCATATTTTTCTTTTTTTGTAGCTATTGTATATCTATATGTTGTATTTATATCACTGTGTCCTGCAAATTCTGCAACTGTACTAATTGATTCATGTACTAAAAGATCATGACAAAATTGATGTCTTAAAGTATGAGGATGAGCTTCCACTCCAGAAGACTTAGAATACTTCTTAATAATCTTAAATATACCTGTCCTTCCCATTGGTCCACGTTCCCCTATTATTAGTCTCTTGCTATCAGTATAAGGCCTTATTTCTAAGTATTCTATAATTGCCTTTCTAGCATCAGAATTTAAAGGTATTTCTCTATATTTTTCGCCTTTCCCGCTTCTAATTTTAAGTAACCCTTTCCTTTCAGATATTCTCATATCGTCTAGTTCTATATTACATAATTCGCTTACTCTGACCCCTGTGTTATACAAAAGCTCAAATATAAGAATGTGCATCTTGTTGTTTCCTTTATAAACTTCTCTTTTTAAGCGATAAAACTCATTTTGTTCTAATACCTCAGGAGCTGTTTTTTTATTCTGCACCGCTACTTTCTTTATAGCCGCAGCTGGATTATTTTTTACTATACTTTTGGCCATGCAAAAGTTAAAGTATGAAGAAATTCCTGAAAGCTTTTGATTTATTGTATTAGGAGCTTGTTTTTTAATATTAAGAAGATAACTTTTATATTCTTTAACATCAAGCTCTATAATCTCTCCTGGATTAAATTCTGAGCCAGTAGCTGAAGCTATAAACTTTTCAAAATCTTTTACTGTCCTTATGTATGCTTCTATAGTATTATCCGAATAATTACTCTGTCTAATTAATTTGTTTTTAAACTCTTCGATCAGGATCATGAACATCTTACCTTTCATTAAAAATTGATATATGAAAATATAAAAATTGAAAATATCATCTAAAAGTTTTATGTTGCCAGTTTTCCTGTAGTTATTTAATGCTTTTATATAAAAATCATATCAAAATATTATGAAACTAGCAACATAATGCATATTATGTTGCGGGTTTATGTTGCTACATTTGCTATAAATTGCTGACTTTAATAAGTTATAATTTATATGTAAATAGATAAAGTATTTAGATTAAAAAATTAAATGGTCATGAAATATTAACTACAACCTTTCATGACCATTTAT includes the following:
- a CDS encoding methyl-accepting chemotaxis protein, with the translated sequence MEDIKMKLKTMKKKTDKKGKKFNFKNIRVKSQITKKLRNKDNRKINFRSIKTKLVIIFSILILFSSIVIGMTSMVFSGTTLTKEAEKSLLALAVEGSKVTDSRIQTQLKALETLAGISDIQSMDWSLQKPILQGQLHRLNFYDIGVVQPDGTVSYTDGTTIKLGDAEYVKKALKGESNVSDLIISHTTSEVALIYAAPIEKGGKVVGALVGRRSGNTLSEVTDDMGYGNEGYAYMINSTGTVVAHPDKSRVLNQYNPFEEEKNDKTHKSVAELFEKILEKKNGVIGYSLEGRNIYAGYAPVKGTDWILVITANEGEVLSAIPALQRSIIIFTVVILILSIFITYITGNSITKPLIWAVKGTERIANLDISQDIPEAYLKKKDEIGVLAKAIQSLTHSLKEIISEINHSSEQVYAASKELTTATQQSAIAAEEVSKTAEEIARGAADQARNTEEGSAKAILLGESIEKDLEYVKELNTASNKVSGVVNEGLKEIETLSEVIEESNNATKEILEVILKTNESSNKIGQASEVIASISNQTNLLALNAAIEAARAGEAGRGFAVVAEEIRKLAEQSSLSTKSIDEIVKELQINASNAVKTMERVSTIANEQSDSVIKNKDKYMLIADAMKDTEKAVEKLNSSSRKMEVMKNEILDTLQNLSAIAEENSAATQQVTASVEEQTASIQEISSASEGLSSLGEGLNSIIRKFKM
- a CDS encoding tyrosine-type recombinase/integrase, with the protein product MILIEEFKNKLIRQSNYSDNTIEAYIRTVKDFEKFIASATGSEFNPGEIIELDVKEYKSYLLNIKKQAPNTINQKLSGISSYFNFCMAKSIVKNNPAAAIKKVAVQNKKTAPEVLEQNEFYRLKREVYKGNNKMHILIFELLYNTGVRVSELCNIELDDMRISERKGLLKIRSGKGEKYREIPLNSDARKAIIEYLEIRPYTDSKRLIIGERGPMGRTGIFKIIKKYSKSSGVEAHPHTLRHQFCHDLLVHESISTVAEFAGHSDINTTYRYTIATKKEKYAAIEHLINSSFN